CAGCCCTACGATCCCGAGTGTTTTTTTGTAAAGCTGAATGCCCATGAACCGCTTCCGGTCCCACTCACCGCGCTCCAGGGAGTTGTGGGCATAGGGAAGCTTTCTCACCGAGGCGAGCATCATGGCCATCGTATGTTCGGTGGCGGCCAGGGTGTTGCCGGTGGGGGCGTTCATGACGATGATGCCTTTTTTTGAGGCGGCCTCGATGTCTACATTATCCACTCCGACGCCGGCCCGCCCGATTACCTTGAGGTTCTTGCCGTTTTCGATAATAGAAGACGTAACATTGGTCCCGCTCCTCGTTATGAGCGCGTGGTAAGGGCCAATGGCCTCCGCGAGACGGTTTCCCTTGAGGGAGAAATCAACATCAACCTCCAATCCCTCTTCCGACCTGAGGAGGTCGATCCCCTCCTGGTTGATAGCATCAGTTACGAGCACTTTCATGGATATGATCATCCCCTTTCAAAAACGAAAACATTAAGGTACGAAACCACAATATATTTAATGACCTTATGTCAGTCAAAGCCTAGAATAGTGCTATGTTGGAAAAAATTCAAAACCTGTTTTCAAATTACAGGCCAGACAGTGCCGGGACGAAAAGTCTGTCCCTGCAGTACCGGGCAGCGGTTCTGGTGCCCCTTTACGTGGTGGATGAGGAGATGGGGATTGTCCTCATCCGAAGATCGGATGAGATCGGACTCCACAGGGGGCAGATGGGATTTCCCGGCGGCATGGTGGATCCGGGAGACAACGGGGACCTGCGCGGCACAGCGCTGAGGGAGGCCGAGGAGGAGCTGCGCATTGATCCGGCCCACGTCAGGATAATGGGAAAAATGAGCGACAGGAACACAGTGGTATCCGGCATCCTTGTGACGCCCTTCGTCGGCATCATCCCCTTTCCATACAACTTTACTCCCGACCCCGGGGAGATTCAGGGCGTTCACACCACGGGCCTTAACGCCCTGATCCGTACCTCCAAAAAGGCGGAAGGAGCCTTTGATCTTCCCCCTCCTGTTTATCTTCTTGACGGACAGCCTGTCTGGGGCCTGACCGCCAGGATCATCACCGATCTGGCCGGGGTTCTGCGGCCGGTACTGTAATATCCCGACCCTGGTTCCTGGTCCCTGGTTCCTGGTCTCTAGACCCCAGACCCTGCCTTATTCAGGCTATTGAGTTGTCCCGGCCGGGGCGGGCTGTGCTGCCTCCAGGCCCTGCAAAGCGGTGCGTGCATCCTGAACATGGCGATTGGTCGGAAAATTTTCGATAAAATCCTCCAACGCTTTTCTGGAACCATCCTCCTCAAAGGGTGCATATTCCAGATCCTCAATAACAAAAGTGGCTTCCTCAACGTGCGTATTCTCAGGATAGCTCGCAATGAATTCTTCGTATCCGTCAATGGTGTTCATCTCCTTGAACGGTTCATATTGCAGTTCGTCCATCCGCGTCTTCGCACCCCCGGCATGCAGGTTGTCTGGATATTTTTTCAGGAACACGGCGTACTGTTCCGCGGTGTTCCGCTCCTGATACGGTTGATATTGAAGATCATCGAGGCTTTTTTTGGCTTCATCGAAAAAAGGATTGTTGGGGTATCGTGCGATAAACTCCTGATATCCTTCAACCGTGTTCATCTCTTTATATGGAGCGAACTGTAGTTCTTCCATCCGGGCCCTTGCTTCATCGGTGTTGGGATTGTCGGGATACTTGGACAAAAATTCAGAGTACCCTTCGGTTGTATCCCTTTGCTTGTACGGCTCATATTGGAAGCTGACAAGAAGTACTTTCGCCTCGGCCGTGTGCGTGCTGTCAGGGTATTTGCTCAGGTATTCATCCATGGCTTCCGGGGTGCCCTTATTCTTGTAGGACTCAAAAATTGCTTCACCCAATATTTTCTGGGCCTCCGGGACGTGTGGGTTTTCGGGGTACCTGGCGATAAACTCCTGAAGTCCATCAGGGGCTCCGGATTTCTTGTATGGCGCGAACTGCAGATCTCTCATTCTGCTCTCAGCCGCGCTGCCAAAAGGGCTGTCGGGGTGTTTTTTGATGAACTGCGAATAGGCCTCCATGGTGTCCTTCTCCTTGTACGGGAGGTACTCCATGGTGCTGCTTATCTCTTCCAGGGCATTGTTGACCTTTGTCTGCCGAGCCCTGATGTTCTTTCTCTCGGCAAGAAGCTGGTCGTTTTTTGCCTTGATCCTCCGCATCTCATCGGTGTTATTGACACGACCCAGCGCGGAGATCTGCCCCTTTATGGAAGACGTGTTCCTGTCAAGCCTGTGGTCCAGATCTTTCCCGGCAGCGGATAAAATATCGTAGGCGGCCTGGTAGTCTCCAGATTCCTGAAGTTTTTTCGCATCTTCCACCGGGCCGGCCAAAAGTCTCGCTGGTGCACCTATCGCAATAATAGCGATAAGCGCCATGGTAAAAATCGTTGTCTTCCCGCATGTCATCGTGGTGTCCTCCGCTGACCGGGCAACCTTTCGTGTTCCACATGTATTAACCGGAACAATTTGAACCCCTGCCTCACTTTCCCTGCGCCATAATTCGATCAAGAATTCCACCCATTACCACCACCACCGCGATGCAGACAATAGCCCCTAACCCCAGAAGCATGGAGGTCCAGAAGGGAAGTTTGGTGTGGACCTCTCCCCCCATGAAGATGATAACCCCATACACGGACAGCCCGATAAAAACCGATGCCGCCAGATATTGTATGAACTGATAGATATGCTTTTTCAATTCCCCGGCCTGTTCTTAGCCACTCCTCGCGGCACCATATTGACTGCCGTCTTTTTTTGCCGCCGTATCGGCAACAAAACGCCTTGGTATCAACGTCTATTTCCCGAGGTTGAATATCCCGGATGTGGTTCCAAGCCAGACACCTCCGTCGGGTTCGCCAAAGGCCAGGGCGGTTGG
Above is a window of bacterium BMS3Abin14 DNA encoding:
- a CDS encoding tol-pal system protein YbgF, whose product is MTCGKTTIFTMALIAIIAIGAPARLLAGPVEDAKKLQESGDYQAAYDILSAAGKDLDHRLDRNTSSIKGQISALGRVNNTDEMRRIKAKNDQLLAERKNIRARQTKVNNALEEISSTMEYLPYKEKDTMEAYSQFIKKHPDSPFGSAAESRMRDLQFAPYKKSGAPDGLQEFIARYPENPHVPEAQKILGEAIFESYKNKGTPEAMDEYLSKYPDSTHTAEAKVLLVSFQYEPYKQRDTTEGYSEFLSKYPDNPNTDEARARMEELQFAPYKEMNTVEGYQEFIARYPNNPFFDEAKKSLDDLQYQPYQERNTAEQYAVFLKKYPDNLHAGGAKTRMDELQYEPFKEMNTIDGYEEFIASYPENTHVEEATFVIEDLEYAPFEEDGSRKALEDFIENFPTNRHVQDARTALQGLEAAQPAPAGTTQ
- a CDS encoding putative NUDIX hydrolase, which produces MLEKIQNLFSNYRPDSAGTKSLSLQYRAAVLVPLYVVDEEMGIVLIRRSDEIGLHRGQMGFPGGMVDPGDNGDLRGTALREAEEELRIDPAHVRIMGKMSDRNTVVSGILVTPFVGIIPFPYNFTPDPGEIQGVHTTGLNALIRTSKKAEGAFDLPPPVYLLDGQPVWGLTARIITDLAGVLRPVL